A window from Salminus brasiliensis chromosome 7, fSalBra1.hap2, whole genome shotgun sequence encodes these proteins:
- the bin1b gene encoding myc box-dependent-interacting protein 1b isoform X2, which yields MAETGKGVNAGKLASNVQKRITRAQEKMMQKLGKADETKDTAFEEEVANFNKQMAEGTKLQRDLKAYLAAIKTMHECSKHLQDCLADMYEPDWFGKEEMDALAEELIEKEMDNNLEDTDHLWTDFYQKLVDSALISMDTYMAQFPDIKTRIAKRERKLVDFDSARHHFASIQKSKKKDEAKIAKPLALMEKAAPGWAQGIITAHQIAQTNLSRNQAEEELGRAQKVFEEINYDLQEELPTLWNSRVGFYVTTFQSVAGLEEKFHREIGKMNQNLFNIMTKLEEQRQANEAAANHNATAESEADMTTQPKLRPGPPVPRPPRPSPAKEAKLDIIDLFEDALVPDINVTKPSQIDGPSLLDMDLAAMQAINTSPDPEKVASGDSWEPEQILAANKQWNSDEEAAAHITEQSCCSLCEKPYKTLRRDDDGTPGVQPYEGPSWDDHKLAAQAEVSQTDWKDGDETCWCKERAQTETTATTHSKAATMVTNGSSDAEVPAGVLYKVKAMHDYAATDNDELDLKAGDIVLVMPFDNPDEQDEGWLLGVKESNWLQNKDLTAKGVFPENFTQRL from the exons ATGGCTGAGACAGGGAAAGGAGTGAACGCCGGGAAACTGGCTAGCAATGTGCAGAAGAGGATAACTCGAGCTCAAGAGAAG ATGATGCAGAAATTGGGGAAGGCTGATGAGACCAAAGACACAGCTTTTGAAGAAGAAGTAGCTAACTTCAACAAACAAATG GCTGAAGGCACTAAACTGCAGAGGGACTTGAAGGCATATCTGGCAGCAATAAAAA CAATGCACGAATGCTCCAAGCATCTGCAGGACTGTCTAGCAGACATGTATGAGCCAGACTGGTTTGGGAAGGAGGAGATGGATGCTCTTGCAGAG gAGTTGATAGAGAAGGAGATGGATAATAATCTGGAG GACACAGATCACCTATGGACTGATTTTTATCAAAAACTTGTGGACAGTGCACTCATCTCCATGGATACCTACATGGCTCAGTTTCCGGATATAAAG ACTCGCATTGCAAAGCGCGAGAGGAAGTTGGTGGACTTTGACAGTGCCAGACATCATTTTGCCTCCATACAGAAAAGCAAAAAGAAGGATGAGGCCAAAATTGCCAAG CCCTTGGCTCTAATGGAGAAAGCTGCACCAGGCTGGGCTCAGGGAATAATCACAGCACATCAGATTGCTCAAACTAACCTCAGCAGAAACCAG GCAGAGGAAGAATTAGGAAGAGCACAAAAGGTATTTGAAGAGATCAATTATGATCTCCAGGAAGAACTTCCAactctgtggaacag TCGTGTTGGATTCTATGTGACCACCTTTCAAAGTGTAGCAGGGCTGGAAGAGAAGTTCCACAGAGAGATTGGCAAa ATGAACCAAAATCTTTTCAATATTATGACCAAACTAGAGGAACAACGACAAGCCAA TGAAGCAGCAGCTAACCACAATGCCACAGCAGAGTCTGAAGCAGACATGACTACACAACCTAAG CTGAGACCGGGTCCACCGGTCCCACGGCCCCCAAGGCCTTCTCCAGCTAAAGAGGCAAAACTGGACATCATTGACCTTTTTGAGGATGCATTGGTGCCTGACATTAACGTTACCAAACCCTCACAG atTGATGGCCCCAGTCTGCTGGATATGGACCTGGCTGCTATGCAGGCGATCAACACCTCTCCAGACCCCGAG AAGGTGGCCTCAGGGGACTCTTGGGAG CCTGAGCAGATCCTAGCTGCAAACAAGCAGTGGAATTCAGATGAAGAAGCAGCTGCACACATTACTGAGCAGTCTTGCTGCTCTTTGTGTGAGAAGCCATACAAAACCCTAAGGCGGGATGATGATGGCACTCCAGGTGTGCAACCTTATGAAGGACCCAGCTGGGATGACCATAAACTTGCAGCACAGGCTGAGGTCAGCCAGACAGACTGGAAAGATGGAGACGAGACATGCTGGTGCAAGGAAAGGGCTCAG ACAGAAACAACTGCTACTACCCATTCG AAGGCAGCTACAATGGTCACCAATGGTTCATCAGATGCTGAGGTTCCAGCAGGAGTTCTCTATAAG GTGAAGGCAATGCATGACTATGCCGCCACAGACAATGATGAGTTagacctcaaagcaggagacaTTGTCCTTGTGATGCCATTCGACAATCCTGATGAACAG gaTGAAGGCTGGTTGCTTGGTGTGAAGGAGTCAAACTGGCTGCAGAATAAGGACCTTACTGCTAAAGGAGTATTTCCTGAAAACTTTACCCAGAGGTTGTGA
- the bin1b gene encoding myc box-dependent-interacting protein 1b isoform X5: MAETGKGVNAGKLASNVQKRITRAQEKMMQKLGKADETKDTAFEEEVANFNKQMAEGTKLQRDLKAYLAAIKTMHECSKHLQDCLADMYEPDWFGKEEMDALAEELIEKEMDNNLEDTDHLWTDFYQKLVDSALISMDTYMAQFPDIKTRIAKRERKLVDFDSARHHFASIQKSKKKDEAKIAKPLALMEKAAPGWAQGIITAHQIAQTNLSRNQAEEELGRAQKVFEEINYDLQEELPTLWNSRVGFYVTTFQSVAGLEEKFHREIGKMNQNLFNIMTKLEEQRQAKKPVKTTGKSEAAANHNATAESEADMTTQPKLRPGPPVPRPPRPSPAKEAKLDIIDLFEDALVPDINVTKPSQKVASGDSWEPEQILAANKQWNSDEEAAAHITEQSCCSLCEKPYKTLRRDDDGTPGVQPYEGPSWDDHKLAAQAEVSQTDWKDGDETCWCKERAQTETTATTHSKAATMVTNGSSDAEVPAGVLYKVKAMHDYAATDNDELDLKAGDIVLVMPFDNPDEQDEGWLLGVKESNWLQNKDLTAKGVFPENFTQRL, from the exons ATGGCTGAGACAGGGAAAGGAGTGAACGCCGGGAAACTGGCTAGCAATGTGCAGAAGAGGATAACTCGAGCTCAAGAGAAG ATGATGCAGAAATTGGGGAAGGCTGATGAGACCAAAGACACAGCTTTTGAAGAAGAAGTAGCTAACTTCAACAAACAAATG GCTGAAGGCACTAAACTGCAGAGGGACTTGAAGGCATATCTGGCAGCAATAAAAA CAATGCACGAATGCTCCAAGCATCTGCAGGACTGTCTAGCAGACATGTATGAGCCAGACTGGTTTGGGAAGGAGGAGATGGATGCTCTTGCAGAG gAGTTGATAGAGAAGGAGATGGATAATAATCTGGAG GACACAGATCACCTATGGACTGATTTTTATCAAAAACTTGTGGACAGTGCACTCATCTCCATGGATACCTACATGGCTCAGTTTCCGGATATAAAG ACTCGCATTGCAAAGCGCGAGAGGAAGTTGGTGGACTTTGACAGTGCCAGACATCATTTTGCCTCCATACAGAAAAGCAAAAAGAAGGATGAGGCCAAAATTGCCAAG CCCTTGGCTCTAATGGAGAAAGCTGCACCAGGCTGGGCTCAGGGAATAATCACAGCACATCAGATTGCTCAAACTAACCTCAGCAGAAACCAG GCAGAGGAAGAATTAGGAAGAGCACAAAAGGTATTTGAAGAGATCAATTATGATCTCCAGGAAGAACTTCCAactctgtggaacag TCGTGTTGGATTCTATGTGACCACCTTTCAAAGTGTAGCAGGGCTGGAAGAGAAGTTCCACAGAGAGATTGGCAAa ATGAACCAAAATCTTTTCAATATTATGACCAAACTAGAGGAACAACGACAAGCCAA AAAACCTGTCAAGACTACTGGGAAGAG TGAAGCAGCAGCTAACCACAATGCCACAGCAGAGTCTGAAGCAGACATGACTACACAACCTAAG CTGAGACCGGGTCCACCGGTCCCACGGCCCCCAAGGCCTTCTCCAGCTAAAGAGGCAAAACTGGACATCATTGACCTTTTTGAGGATGCATTGGTGCCTGACATTAACGTTACCAAACCCTCACAG AAGGTGGCCTCAGGGGACTCTTGGGAG CCTGAGCAGATCCTAGCTGCAAACAAGCAGTGGAATTCAGATGAAGAAGCAGCTGCACACATTACTGAGCAGTCTTGCTGCTCTTTGTGTGAGAAGCCATACAAAACCCTAAGGCGGGATGATGATGGCACTCCAGGTGTGCAACCTTATGAAGGACCCAGCTGGGATGACCATAAACTTGCAGCACAGGCTGAGGTCAGCCAGACAGACTGGAAAGATGGAGACGAGACATGCTGGTGCAAGGAAAGGGCTCAG ACAGAAACAACTGCTACTACCCATTCG AAGGCAGCTACAATGGTCACCAATGGTTCATCAGATGCTGAGGTTCCAGCAGGAGTTCTCTATAAG GTGAAGGCAATGCATGACTATGCCGCCACAGACAATGATGAGTTagacctcaaagcaggagacaTTGTCCTTGTGATGCCATTCGACAATCCTGATGAACAG gaTGAAGGCTGGTTGCTTGGTGTGAAGGAGTCAAACTGGCTGCAGAATAAGGACCTTACTGCTAAAGGAGTATTTCCTGAAAACTTTACCCAGAGGTTGTGA
- the bin1b gene encoding myc box-dependent-interacting protein 1b isoform X10: protein MAETGKGVNAGKLASNVQKRITRAQEKMMQKLGKADETKDTAFEEEVANFNKQMAEGTKLQRDLKAYLAAIKTMHECSKHLQDCLADMYEPDWFGKEEMDALAEELIEKEMDNNLEDTDHLWTDFYQKLVDSALISMDTYMAQFPDIKTRIAKRERKLVDFDSARHHFASIQKSKKKDEAKIAKPLALMEKAAPGWAQGIITAHQIAQTNLSRNQAEEELGRAQKVFEEINYDLQEELPTLWNSRVGFYVTTFQSVAGLEEKFHREIGKMNQNLFNIMTKLEEQRQAKKPVKTTGKSEAAANHNATAESEADMTTQPKLRPGPPVPRPPRPSPAKEAKLDIIDLFEDALVPDINVTKPSQKVASGDSWETETTATTHSKAATMVTNGSSDAEVPAGVLYKVKAMHDYAATDNDELDLKAGDIVLVMPFDNPDEQDEGWLLGVKESNWLQNKDLTAKGVFPENFTQRL from the exons ATGGCTGAGACAGGGAAAGGAGTGAACGCCGGGAAACTGGCTAGCAATGTGCAGAAGAGGATAACTCGAGCTCAAGAGAAG ATGATGCAGAAATTGGGGAAGGCTGATGAGACCAAAGACACAGCTTTTGAAGAAGAAGTAGCTAACTTCAACAAACAAATG GCTGAAGGCACTAAACTGCAGAGGGACTTGAAGGCATATCTGGCAGCAATAAAAA CAATGCACGAATGCTCCAAGCATCTGCAGGACTGTCTAGCAGACATGTATGAGCCAGACTGGTTTGGGAAGGAGGAGATGGATGCTCTTGCAGAG gAGTTGATAGAGAAGGAGATGGATAATAATCTGGAG GACACAGATCACCTATGGACTGATTTTTATCAAAAACTTGTGGACAGTGCACTCATCTCCATGGATACCTACATGGCTCAGTTTCCGGATATAAAG ACTCGCATTGCAAAGCGCGAGAGGAAGTTGGTGGACTTTGACAGTGCCAGACATCATTTTGCCTCCATACAGAAAAGCAAAAAGAAGGATGAGGCCAAAATTGCCAAG CCCTTGGCTCTAATGGAGAAAGCTGCACCAGGCTGGGCTCAGGGAATAATCACAGCACATCAGATTGCTCAAACTAACCTCAGCAGAAACCAG GCAGAGGAAGAATTAGGAAGAGCACAAAAGGTATTTGAAGAGATCAATTATGATCTCCAGGAAGAACTTCCAactctgtggaacag TCGTGTTGGATTCTATGTGACCACCTTTCAAAGTGTAGCAGGGCTGGAAGAGAAGTTCCACAGAGAGATTGGCAAa ATGAACCAAAATCTTTTCAATATTATGACCAAACTAGAGGAACAACGACAAGCCAA AAAACCTGTCAAGACTACTGGGAAGAG TGAAGCAGCAGCTAACCACAATGCCACAGCAGAGTCTGAAGCAGACATGACTACACAACCTAAG CTGAGACCGGGTCCACCGGTCCCACGGCCCCCAAGGCCTTCTCCAGCTAAAGAGGCAAAACTGGACATCATTGACCTTTTTGAGGATGCATTGGTGCCTGACATTAACGTTACCAAACCCTCACAG AAGGTGGCCTCAGGGGACTCTTGGGAG ACAGAAACAACTGCTACTACCCATTCG AAGGCAGCTACAATGGTCACCAATGGTTCATCAGATGCTGAGGTTCCAGCAGGAGTTCTCTATAAG GTGAAGGCAATGCATGACTATGCCGCCACAGACAATGATGAGTTagacctcaaagcaggagacaTTGTCCTTGTGATGCCATTCGACAATCCTGATGAACAG gaTGAAGGCTGGTTGCTTGGTGTGAAGGAGTCAAACTGGCTGCAGAATAAGGACCTTACTGCTAAAGGAGTATTTCCTGAAAACTTTACCCAGAGGTTGTGA
- the bin1b gene encoding myc box-dependent-interacting protein 1b isoform X6, translating into MAETGKGVNAGKLASNVQKRITRAQEKMMQKLGKADETKDTAFEEEVANFNKQMAEGTKLQRDLKAYLAAIKTMHECSKHLQDCLADMYEPDWFGKEEMDALAEELIEKEMDNNLEDTDHLWTDFYQKLVDSALISMDTYMAQFPDIKTRIAKRERKLVDFDSARHHFASIQKSKKKDEAKIAKAEEELGRAQKVFEEINYDLQEELPTLWNSRVGFYVTTFQSVAGLEEKFHREIGKMNQNLFNIMTKLEEQRQAKKPVKTTGKSEAAANHNATAESEADMTTQPKLRPGPPVPRPPRPSPAKEAKLDIIDLFEDALVPDINVTKPSQIDGPSLLDMDLAAMQAINTSPDPEKVASGDSWEPEQILAANKQWNSDEEAAAHITEQSCCSLCEKPYKTLRRDDDGTPGVQPYEGPSWDDHKLAAQAEVSQTDWKDGDETCWCKERAQTETTATTHSKAATMVTNGSSDAEVPAGVLYKVKAMHDYAATDNDELDLKAGDIVLVMPFDNPDEQDEGWLLGVKESNWLQNKDLTAKGVFPENFTQRL; encoded by the exons ATGGCTGAGACAGGGAAAGGAGTGAACGCCGGGAAACTGGCTAGCAATGTGCAGAAGAGGATAACTCGAGCTCAAGAGAAG ATGATGCAGAAATTGGGGAAGGCTGATGAGACCAAAGACACAGCTTTTGAAGAAGAAGTAGCTAACTTCAACAAACAAATG GCTGAAGGCACTAAACTGCAGAGGGACTTGAAGGCATATCTGGCAGCAATAAAAA CAATGCACGAATGCTCCAAGCATCTGCAGGACTGTCTAGCAGACATGTATGAGCCAGACTGGTTTGGGAAGGAGGAGATGGATGCTCTTGCAGAG gAGTTGATAGAGAAGGAGATGGATAATAATCTGGAG GACACAGATCACCTATGGACTGATTTTTATCAAAAACTTGTGGACAGTGCACTCATCTCCATGGATACCTACATGGCTCAGTTTCCGGATATAAAG ACTCGCATTGCAAAGCGCGAGAGGAAGTTGGTGGACTTTGACAGTGCCAGACATCATTTTGCCTCCATACAGAAAAGCAAAAAGAAGGATGAGGCCAAAATTGCCAAG GCAGAGGAAGAATTAGGAAGAGCACAAAAGGTATTTGAAGAGATCAATTATGATCTCCAGGAAGAACTTCCAactctgtggaacag TCGTGTTGGATTCTATGTGACCACCTTTCAAAGTGTAGCAGGGCTGGAAGAGAAGTTCCACAGAGAGATTGGCAAa ATGAACCAAAATCTTTTCAATATTATGACCAAACTAGAGGAACAACGACAAGCCAA AAAACCTGTCAAGACTACTGGGAAGAG TGAAGCAGCAGCTAACCACAATGCCACAGCAGAGTCTGAAGCAGACATGACTACACAACCTAAG CTGAGACCGGGTCCACCGGTCCCACGGCCCCCAAGGCCTTCTCCAGCTAAAGAGGCAAAACTGGACATCATTGACCTTTTTGAGGATGCATTGGTGCCTGACATTAACGTTACCAAACCCTCACAG atTGATGGCCCCAGTCTGCTGGATATGGACCTGGCTGCTATGCAGGCGATCAACACCTCTCCAGACCCCGAG AAGGTGGCCTCAGGGGACTCTTGGGAG CCTGAGCAGATCCTAGCTGCAAACAAGCAGTGGAATTCAGATGAAGAAGCAGCTGCACACATTACTGAGCAGTCTTGCTGCTCTTTGTGTGAGAAGCCATACAAAACCCTAAGGCGGGATGATGATGGCACTCCAGGTGTGCAACCTTATGAAGGACCCAGCTGGGATGACCATAAACTTGCAGCACAGGCTGAGGTCAGCCAGACAGACTGGAAAGATGGAGACGAGACATGCTGGTGCAAGGAAAGGGCTCAG ACAGAAACAACTGCTACTACCCATTCG AAGGCAGCTACAATGGTCACCAATGGTTCATCAGATGCTGAGGTTCCAGCAGGAGTTCTCTATAAG GTGAAGGCAATGCATGACTATGCCGCCACAGACAATGATGAGTTagacctcaaagcaggagacaTTGTCCTTGTGATGCCATTCGACAATCCTGATGAACAG gaTGAAGGCTGGTTGCTTGGTGTGAAGGAGTCAAACTGGCTGCAGAATAAGGACCTTACTGCTAAAGGAGTATTTCCTGAAAACTTTACCCAGAGGTTGTGA